One window from the genome of Papaver somniferum cultivar HN1 unplaced genomic scaffold, ASM357369v1 unplaced-scaffold_84, whole genome shotgun sequence encodes:
- the LOC113345848 gene encoding major latex protein 146-like, whose translation MAHAHGISGLVGKLITESEVNCNADKFYQMFKHDENITNIIPHIYTSFKVVEGDGLISGCTKEWGYLSEGKARIVKEQTTFDDETRTIHHCAKAGDMMNDYKKFVLTLVVNPKAHGQGSTVKWIIDYEKINEDSPVPFAYLSLCIKITEGLNSHIYASE comes from the exons ATGGCTCATGCTCATGGTATTTCAGGTCTAGTTGGGAAACTTATTACTGAATCGGAGGTTAACTGCAACGCTGACAAGTTTTACCAAATGTTTAAGCACGATGAAAATATTACAAATATAATTCCTCATATCTATACTAGTTTCAAGGTTGTCGAGGGAGATGGACTTATTTCTGGTTGTACCAAGGAATGGGGCTATCTTTCTG AGGGCAAAGCAAGGATTGTTAAGGAGCAAACGACCTTTGATGACGAAACAAGGACGATACATCATTGCGCAAAAGCAGGAGACATGATGAATGATTACAAGAAGTTCGTTCTAACACTTGTAGTTAATCCAAAGGCTCATGGACAAGGAAGCACAGTCAAGTGGATTATAGATTatgagaagataaatgaggatTCTCCAGTTCCTTTTGCTTATCTATCTCTGTGCATTAAGATCACTGAAGGTCTGAACTCTCACATCTACGCTTCCGAATAG